From the genome of Banduia mediterranea, one region includes:
- a CDS encoding DNA-deoxyinosine glycosylase, which produces MSARLSSFAPIAAADARILILGSMPGVVSLRAGQYYAHPYNLFWSFMGELFDAGPARPYADRVERLKASGVAVWDVLQHCERPGSLDSAILRHSEVPNDFAAFFVAHPQLRVVATNGGKAHEALRRHLLATDGVPRDVTVLALPSTSPANASQSRALKLARWRSLLDYS; this is translated from the coding sequence TTGTCCGCGCGGCTCAGCAGCTTTGCGCCGATTGCGGCCGCGGATGCACGCATCCTGATCCTGGGCTCGATGCCGGGTGTGGTGTCGCTACGCGCAGGGCAGTACTACGCCCATCCGTACAATCTGTTCTGGTCATTCATGGGCGAGCTGTTCGACGCCGGGCCGGCACGGCCGTACGCCGATCGCGTCGAGCGGCTCAAGGCCAGCGGCGTTGCGGTCTGGGATGTGCTGCAGCACTGTGAACGACCCGGAAGTCTGGACTCGGCGATCCTGCGGCACAGCGAGGTGCCGAATGACTTCGCCGCGTTCTTCGTTGCGCACCCACAGCTGCGTGTGGTCGCAACCAATGGCGGCAAGGCGCATGAAGCTCTGCGTCGCCATCTGCTTGCAACTGACGGTGTGCCCAGGGATGTGACGGTGCTGGCCTTGCCGTCCACCAGTCCGGCCAACGCCAGCCAGTCGCGGGCACTCAAACTCGCCCGATGGCGAAGTTTGCTGGACTACAGCTGA